A section of the Macaca thibetana thibetana isolate TM-01 chromosome 10, ASM2454274v1, whole genome shotgun sequence genome encodes:
- the SSTR4 gene encoding somatostatin receptor type 4 — protein MNAPSTLPPGGEEGLETAWPPAANASSAPAEEEEAVAGCGDAGAAGMVAIQCIYALVCLVGLVGNALVIFVILRYAKMKTATNIYLLNLAVADELFMLSVPFVASSAALRHWPFGSVLCRTVLSVDGLNMFTSVFCLTVLSVDRYVAVVHPLRAATYRRPSVAKLINLGVWLASLLVTLPIAIFADTRPARGGQAVACNLHWPHPAWSAVFVVYTFLLGFLLPVLAIGLCYLLIVGKMRAVALRAGWQQRRRSEKKITRLVLMVVAVFVLCWMPFYVVQLLNLFVTSLDATINHVSLILSYANSCANPVLYGFLSDNFRRSFQRVLCLRCCLLEGTGGAEEEPLDYYATALKSRGGAGWMCPPLPCQQEPLQPEPSRKHIPLTRTTTF, from the coding sequence ATGAACGCCCCCTCGACGCTGCCCCCCGGGGGCGAAGAAGGGCTGGAGACGGCCTGGCCACCCGCAGCCAATGCCAGCAGCGCTCctgcggaggaggaggaggcggtgGCGGGGTGCGGGGACGCGGGGGCGGCGGGCATGGTCGCCATCCAGTGTATTTACGCTCTGGTGTGCCTGGTGGGGCTGGTGGGCAACGCCCTGGTCATCTTCGTGATCCTTCGCTACGCCAAGATGAAGACGGCTACCAACATCTACCTGCTCAACCTGGCCGTCGCCGACGAGCTCTTCATGCTGAGCGTGCCCTTCGTGGCCTCGTCGGCCGCCCTGCGCCACTGGCCTTTCGGCTCAGTGCTGTGCCGCACGGTGCTGAGCGTCGACGGCCTCAACATGTTCACCAGCGTCTTCTGTCTCACCGTGCTCAGCGTGGACCGCTACGTGGCAGTGGTGCACCCTCTGCGCGCCGCTACCTACCGGCGGCCCAGCGTGGCCAAGCTCATCAACTTGGGCGTGTGGCTAGCGTCCCTGCTGGTCACTCTCCCCATCGCCATTTTCGCAGACACCAGACCGGCTCGCGGCGGCCAGGCCGTGGCCTGCAACCTGCACTGGCCACACCCGGCCTGGTCGGCAGTCTTCGTGGTCTACACTTTCCTGCTGGGCTTCCTGCTGCCGGTGCTGGCCATCGGCCTGTGCTATCTGCTCATCGTGGGCAAGATGCGGGCCGTGGCCCTGCGCGCTGGCTGGCAGCAGCGCAGGCGCTCGGAGAAGAAAATCACCAGGCTGGTGCTGATGGTCGTGGCCGTCTTTGTGCTCTGCTGGATGCCTTTCTACGTAGTGCAGCTGCTGAACCTCTTTGTGACCAGCCTTGATGCCACCATCAACCACGTGTCCCTCATCCTCAGCTATGCCAACAGCTGCGCCAACCCCGTACTCTATGGTTTCCTCTCCGACAACTTCCGCCGATCCTTCCAGCGGGTTCTCTGCCTGCGCTGCTGCCTCCTGGAAGGTACTGGCGGTGCTGAGGAGGAGCCCCTGGACTACTATGCCACTGCTCTCAAGAGcagaggtggggcagggtggaTGTGCCCCCCGCTCCCCTGCCAGCAGGAACCCCTGCAACCAGAGCCCAGCCGCAAGCACATCCCCCTCACCAGGACCACCACCTTCTGA